The Pelodiscus sinensis isolate JC-2024 chromosome 4, ASM4963464v1, whole genome shotgun sequence genomic sequence cacacttggagtgaggtggagatggacataggagacggaagtgttgagaatctctgggttaggctaaaagggattaaaaacaagggtgatgtcatgctaggagtctactataggccacctacccaggtggaagaagtggatgaagctttttttaaacaactaacaaaatcatccaaagtccaagatttgatggtgatgggacacttcaactatccagatgtaagttgggaaaataccacagtgGGGcaaagactatccaataagttcttggactgcattggagacaacttttattgaaaaagctaccggagggaagctgttctagatttgatcctaacaaatagggaggaatgggataagaatttgaaagtggaaggcagctttggtgaaagtgatcatgaaatcactaaggaatggtagaagggagaacagcagaatagagacaatggatttcaggaaggcagattttggtaagctcagagagctgataggtaaggtcccatgggaatcaagactgaggggaaaaacaactgaggagatttggcagtttttcaaagggacattattaagggcccaaaagcaagctattcagcTGTGtcggaaagacagaaaatatggcaaaagaccgccttggcttaaccacgagatcttgcatgatctaaaaataaaaagggagtcatataaaaaatggaaactaggacaaattacgaaggatgaatataagcaaacaatacaggaatgcaggggcaagattggaaaggcaaaggcacaaaatgagctcaaactagctacgggaataaagggaaacaagaagactttttaaaaatacattagaagcaagaggaagaccaaggacagggtaggcccactggtcagggaggagggagaaacagtaacaggaaacttggaaatggcagagatgcttaatgacttctttgtttcagtcttcaccgagaagtctgaaggaatgactaacatagtgaatgctagtgggaagggggtaagataaaattaaaaaagaacaagttaaaaatcacctagaaaagttatatgcctgcaagtcaccagggcctgatgacaagcatcctagaatactcaaggagctgatagaggaggtatctcagCCTCTAGtgatcatctttggaaaatcatggaagacaggagagattccagaagactggaaaagggcaaatctaatgcccatctataaaaagggaaagaagagcaacccaggaaactacagaccagtcagtttaacttctgtgccaggggagataatggagcaagtaattaaggaaaacatctgtaaacacttggaaggtggcaaggtgatagggaacagccagcatggatttgtaaagaacaaatcatgtcaaaccaatctgatagctttctttaataggataacaagtcttgtggataagggagaagcggtggatgtggtatacctagacttcagtaaggcgtttgatatggtctcgcatgatattcttatccataaactagggaaatacaacttagatggggctactataaagtgggtgcataactggctgaataagcATACTCAGagggtagttattaatggttcacaatcctgctggaaaggtataacaagtggggttctgctggggtctgttttgggaccggctctgatcaataacttcatcaacgatttagatattagcatagaaagtacgcttattaagtttgcagatgataccaagctgggaggggttgcgattgctctggaggatagggtcataattcaaaatgatctggacaaattggagaaatagtttGAGGTAAACAAGATAaactttaataaagacaaatgcaaagtgctccacttaagaaggaacaatcaatttcccacctacagaatgggaagcgactgtctaggaaggagtacggcagaaagggatctaggggttatagcggaccacaagctgaatatgaatcagcagtgtgatgctgttgcaaaaaaagcaaacatgattctgggatgcatgaacaggtgtgttgtgagcaagacacgagaagtcattcttctgctctactctgcgctagttagacctcagttggagtattgtgtccagttctgggcaccgcatttcaagaaggttgtggagaaattggagagggtccagagaagagcaacaagaatgattaaatgtctagagaacatgacctatgaaggaaggctgaaagaattgggtttgtttaatttagaaaagagaagattgaggggggacatgagagcagttttcaggtatctaaaagggtgtcaaaaggagaagggagataacttgttcatcttggcctctgaggatagaacaagaagcaatgggcttaaactgcagcaagggaggtttaggttggacattaggaaaaagtttctaacggTCAGGGTAGtccaacactggaataaattgtgcagggaggttgtggaatccccatttctagagatatttaagagtaagttagggaaatgtctatcagggatggtctagatggtattaggtcctgccatgagggcaggggactggacttgatgacctctcgaggtcccttccagtccttgtattctatgattctatgattattccttgaggaaagcaggtgtatatatttcaaaagaagcaggttgttattttgaaagaataggcttggtagtgtggatgctttgcttatTAATTAAACCTAAGTGGGGTTATTTAGAAATCAAGTccaagtgtagaccagagcttagagactaacaaaaatatacagtatcaAGAGCAGCTATGGGTAAGACCCAACTCATCAAATGAACATCAAACACAAGAGAACTACTTGCTCCACACCAACTCAATATAATTAAAGAGCTGATGTGGTGTCATCTTACATATGACAGTGTGTAGCTTGTGGTAGAAGTGGACTTGATTTTatgcttctttttgttttgttatcttCTTCAAGTATGCCTCACAATTTGTACTCACTTAAACTATATCACTTGCTGGTCAatacattttttaattgttttatctgATGTGTGTGTGCAAATTGCCTGGGAAATTCAGTTGCATGCATATTTTTGCCGTTAAGGAGATAATGGACAATGTAACCTATATTGTCTAGGAGAGGAGTTGGCAGCAGAAGATGTACATTTCAGGAGGGAAGTTGAAGAGTGGAGTATGTTGGGGTAACCTTGAAGCAAACTCAAGCCTGGTGAGAGCCTGGGTGTAATCTGAGTGTGGGTGGCAGTCTGGAGAGAGATGATCTGGGTGTAATTAGCATGCTCAAAGGTTGTTTATGAGTGGCCCATCTGGAAGCCACTTCCGAAAGGTAATGCAAGGCGTGCAAAGCTGCAGGTATGTGTGACACAGCTGCTGATTAATCTGAGTTGCACTAAGGTACGTCAGAGCCACCCATCTAGAAATTATCCCAGTAACATCAGAGGTGTGGTTCTAACAGTGTTAGATTAATATCAAAGGGCAAGGTTACCACTGAGAAGGGCCCATGCACTAATCCACGGCTACAAATGCACAAGAACGCTGTGGTCATAACCTTCCTCCAAGGAGAACCATTGTAGGGCCAGTGATGTCTCTTTCCTTCTTCACTGTGGTAGCTCCTGTCTCAGGTCTGTGTTACTCGGTGCTACAGAGCACATTGGTGTCCCCTTTCCCCATGTGATGCAAATCTCTGAAATCTTGAAGTTTTGATTATATTAGGAGGAAAACCAGCTTTTGTGTAATCCTTTGGGGAGGGTGTTGCATATAATGTACAGAAAGTCACCCTTCCCTGAGCAGCAATAGAAACAACCAAGGGCAGTCAATCTCTGTATTCAGAAATTGATACATCTGTCACTCCATGTCTGTGCCCAGGAGAAAAACGATGTCCCTCCTTCAAGTGCAGGGGTTATGTCATAATGCCATTACATACAGTGGAGAATGCAGGCACCTGTGTGTATGTTGGCCCTCCTTCCAATACAGAAGGGAATAGAGATAGGTGTATAGTGAGTGAGAAACTGAGGGTGGAAAAAGTAAGTAGAAATATTATTGGGGGGCCTGTGTAGCTCTGCTCACTGAACAGAAAAGGGGACTGTTCCTGCCACTGCAGTGGTGAGCACAGAGACCTCACTGGGGGCCAGGGAAAAAGGTCAAAGATAAGAGCTCTCAAAGCGAAGGCAGTGTAGTGGTGGTGTGGgggtgtggggttgcctcactccaGCAGGGAAATGGTTAAAAGCAGGGCAGAGGGAGTGTAGACATGTCTGTGGTCTAGTGCTCTGTAATTTGGGGCTCAGTTCCTGGCTCAATAGCAGAGCTCTCGTGTGACCTTGAAGTAAGACATTTACTCCTTCTGTGCTTCGCCTCCTCTGTTGTGAAAGGGAGATACCATGGCCCTACCTAACACGGAAGTTATGGCAATAAAGACAATAATGATTATGAGGTGCTTGGAAGAAATTCATTGAGGAGGGTCAGAGAAGGGCCTACAAACAAGCACAGTTGCTCACACTGAGAGATGGGCAAAGGGAGGTGGAAAGAATGTAAGAGCCACAATTTCTCACCTCTCCATAGGTACCCTGGATTAAtggattttttgaaaatgttgtccCCTGTAGTTGGAATGAGAAGAGGGAACTACATAGTGAGCAAATTGACCCGTTTTTTATGTAATACCATTCCCATATATGTAATTTCCTATCATTAAATGTGGACAGGAATAATAAAGTTGCTACCAcagtcatttaaaaatgctttacaGTGAATGGAATTCCATTGGAACTTGGGAGGGAAGAACCTATCTGCCGCTACTGTTAGTACCAGGAAATACTGGAACATCTTTTCCGGTCTTTAATATTCACTATAGAAGCCAAAATCACCATGTCTAGGGGTTGTGAGCATCACATTTCTTAGTCCATTAAGACCAAGCTATAGAAAGGGCCTGGGTATTCAAAGACTCCATAATTCAGCTTCGtaactctcccatcaacatagcatCATATAGACATTGCCGTAAGTCAGAATAAGTCATATTGATTGTAAACTAGTGTATCTTAGACTGACTGGCAGCATTAGCATTGACCACACTCAGAAAGATTCAGGAGGGTACATAGCACATTTCCCTGGTCATTATACAGCAGTGTGGGAGACCCCATtttcaaatagcttctttccaTCAGATACAGTGATGAATTGGCCTGTGTCTCTCCCACTCACAGGAGGGCTCTAATCATTGGATACAAGGGAAGCAGCAACATCATTGCCTCTTCCACTCCCATCCATTTGCTCAGTCTAAGCCCTTCGTCGTCTTTGCTCTACATTGAAAATCCCCTAGAAGGAAAGAAAATGTTCCATTTCCAATTATGTTTAATGTTTCCATCATCTGAGAAAGACATTTTGGTCCACGGTTTCCATTTGCCAAGTATTTTGGGAATTATCAGATTGGTATCAGATTGAACTttgaatttctttttctttttttgtaatcACCTCTTAACTCAAAATTCAATCAATGACCGGACTCTATCCCTTTATCACTAGGGggacgtctaaactacatggctccatccatggagccatgtagatttgttgttttgacgaaggcaaatgaagccacgatttaaatgatcgcggcttcatttacatttacatggctgccgcgctgagccgacaaacagctgatcagctgtttgtccgctcagcgcgctagtctggatgctcccctgccaacatcaaagccctttgtcggcagccccggtaaacctcatcccatgaggaataacggggctgccgacaaagggctttgatgttggcaggggagcgtccagactagcgcgctgagtggacaaacagctgatcagctgtttgtcggctcagcgcggcagccatgtaaatgtaaatgaagccgcgatcatttaaatcgcggcttcatttgcctttgcctgtgtctaatctacatgcctctgatgacagaagcatgtagtctagacacaacctcacAGTCTCTTCACCCATCCATTCCTTCCACCCCTGTTATTCAGCGTCTAAAATACCACACAACAGATtagagaggaagaccaaaaagAAAGGAAGACCTCATAGCGAATCTGCTGATATTTTATAAGTATTTAgtgatttttatttctgtttaatcTATATGGTAGAGAAATGTATCCCTTTCCATATTACTCCTTATTCAATTCAGTGTGGGATAGCACAAATGAGGAACACACTTGATGCCCTTTCTTAGAAACATTACCCTTGTAAATATTTCTCTTCTTGTTCCTTTAACTTAAAAAAGGGCCACTTTTCTAACCCTTATGCATGAAGAAAACCAGGATCTCTCTCCAATGACCCAATAAAGCACATAGACTGCAGAGTAACGGGTGACTGTGTGAAACACCCTTTGGTTTCGTCATAAGAAATCACACACTTCAACCTTTCAGCTATATAATGAATCTAGCCTCAGTAAAAAGAAGAGGGGGAAAGATTAGATggcctttttttccccagtacCAACGACTGCATTTTTGAAAAGCATGTTACATATATATGTTATGCTCATTTATGTGAAAAAGGTGTCTCCTTGAATTTTGCTGGGGCTGTAGCTTAATGAAGTCTTGGtctcagctggggctggcagaTAATGTTGGAATacaaacaaatatataataataataaaatgatcATTGGACACTGCAAAGTGACATTGCAAATATCTAGGAATGGATTTCAGCTATTTTTCTCTCCACCGCTGAATCTGTACTGAGTTTAAGAGCTTTATGAAAGAGTGACAGGTTTATAAATTGCTTTCCACAGGGCGACCTTCatctccctgttcctcaggctgtagacgAGGGGGTTCAACAAAGGGATCACCAGTGTGTAGAACAACGAGACTATTTTGTCTGTCTCCATGGAATAGCTGGAGGCAGGACGTAAATACATGAAGAATTGGCTGCCATAGAACATGACAACAACAGTTAAATGAcaagtgcaggtggagaaggctttgcgccGGCCCTCAGCGGAGCGGATCtgcaggatggtggagatgatacAGACGTAGGAGAGGAGGATGATCACAAAGCTGCTTACTACAATGTAGCACACAGAGACTAACAGCACAATCTCATTGAtgcgggtgtcagagcaggagagcgccACCAATGGGGGGGTTTCACAGAAGAAATGTTCGATAACGTTGGAGCTGCAGAATGACAGCTGGAGTAAAAACCAGATGTTTATCACTGAATCAGCCAATGACAACCCATAGACTCCAGCTATCAGCTGGTTACAATGCTGCCTGGACATGGTGAGCGTATAGCGAAGAGGGTTAGAAATGGCCACATACcggtcatacgccatcacagccagcaagagacactcaacATCTTGAAAAATGATACCAAAGTATGTTTGTAGATAGCAGCTAGTGTAGGAAATGCTTTTCCTTTCAGATAAGAAATTTTGCAGCATCTGAGGTGCAATTACTGAGGAaaagcagagatcacagaaagacaaattctggaggaaaaaatacatgggggtgtggagtcggggGTCAGTTGTGATTAACAAGATTATTCCCCCATTCCCCACCAGGGTGAGAACATAATTCAGAAGGAACAACCAAAACAGGGGGACCTGTAGCTCTTGACGATCGGTCAGgcctgagagaatgaactcagtcacccCCGAGTGATTTctctcttccatctcctctgagctGGCATCTGGCAGCTACAGGGATGTGGGCATGTGGATGGTTCGGGGAACCTGTCCCTTCTCTGTAATAAAGTAAGTGAAGAAAAATGGAGGTCAGTTTCTTTATAGGTAGCAGTACGGCATCAAGGAACGGCATAGTGCACAGAGCCAGATGTTCACAGCTGacctttctttttatttatcaaTTTCACTATACACATACAAGAACATGCAGGTcaatcctctcccttccccacttcCATCACTAACATAAGCAGCAACGACTGACCTGTGAGTCTATTGAGAACCACCATCCCAGCGTCACCAGGTTATTGCTTAGCTCAAAAAGGGGTGAGAGTAAATAAGTGTCAATTATTCCACTCTCTTTGGGCAAGGGGAGCTCTGTGGCTCAATATGTCGGTTAGAGGAAAAGCTTGTGTGTTGTAATAATTAAGCTTCCAGTTACCTGGCTGTGTGATTTACATTGGTCTGTATGAACATCCACAGACACATTATGAAAGAAACTAAATTCAGTGATTATGCAGTAGTCTATTGTTTCCAAAACAAGGAGCTTGGTTGTTACCTTTGGAAGTTGCGGAtctggtgattttttttatgtTGGACATCTTGAAACCTGACAAACACCATCAAGCCCACCAGTGTGTGACTGTGATGCAGAAGAATAGCGCGTACTTGCTGACAGCGGAGAGATACATGGCAGTGTTTCTCTATTAACCACCAGTTGGGAGCTTTTGAGAAGATTTATACTGAGATCTGTGATCTAAAGAACATGCTCTCTGAAACAACTGGGAATAGCTGAGCTCAGAGTGGAATAACACCTAATTAATCCATTCAGTGAACCAAAGCCCTCCCCAGTGTAACTCATACCCTGGGGAGTAATTGTCTCACTCTTTCCTCCTATGTTACTAAATGATGCCATTTCtaccagaaaaaaacagcaagcaaatggtctggtagcactttatagactaagaaaacatgtaggctgtgtctagactgcatccctttttcgtaaaagggaagcaaattagacatatcgcaattgcaaatgaagcggggatttaaatccccccgcttcattagcataaaaatggctgccttttttccggcttggagctttgccagaaaaaagcaccagtctagacgcggatcttttggaaaataaagccttttccgaaagatcccttattcctttttaaatgatccctttttaaatgagggataaggaatctttcggaaatggctttattttctgaacaatccgtgtctagattggcgcttttttcagcagttggaggctggggagaggagtgagaggacgaaaggaaggtggtggagaggtagagaggaagaaagggagagaacaagttggaccagcattaggtaaaggcagcaaAGGAAGGAACCTGTGTGCCCCTGGCTCGGGCTCCCTACCACTGAGACCCGCTGCAAAACCCCAGTAGTGGCTTGGaaaagaggggcccttgccacacgtggtgccaggagtgggattaCGGCTGTGAGGCCTCACAGCAACCCAAATCTAGCTAAGTTGGCCCCTCACAAAGCAAAGTACCCATGGATGACCTGGTAAAAGCACTGGTGCAGGCCACGGCGGCTCAACAAGAGGCTAATTGGATGCAAGCAGCTGCCCTGCAGGAGTCGGTGCGGATCCAACAAGAAACCAACCAGTTGTTGATGAGCCaagtagcccaggacagggccACCCTGCAGGAGGTGGTGACCCAGCTGAAAGCCCTGACAGTCCAGGTATGTAATCAAGATGGGGCTCAACCCTTGCAGGCCAAtttctacttacagaaaatgacaaAAGACGATGAGGTTGAGGCCTATCTCTTGGCCTTCAAAAGGTCAGCTTTGCGGGAGGCCTGGCCTCAAGCTCAGTGGGCCAGCATTTTAGCCCCTTTTCTGAGCGGGGAAGCCCAGAAGGCATACCTTGACATAgtagaggaagctgcatccgaCTACCCCCAGCTGAAAGCAGAGATCCTGGCATGGGCTGGGGTCACGGTCGCAGTGAGAGCCCAGAGATTTCACAATTGGCGATATCGAGATGACCAGGGCCCCAGAACTCAGTTGTTTGATCTGGTTCATCTGGCCCGGAAGTGGCTGCGGCCTGACATCCACAACCCCGACAAGATTATCGAGGTGATTGTTCTTGATCGGTACATGAGGGGTTTACCCCCAGACCTTCGGGAATGGGTGGGCCAGAATGACCCCACGACATTTGATGAGCTGGTGGCTCTCGTTGAGAGGCAATTTACAGCTAAGGGACTTTCCCGTAGCCCCAGTGTCGAGGTGCAGCAGAGCAGAAGGTCCACCTTCCCCCCAAGGACCCGTGCCCCTGAAGTTTCCAATCGAGTCCAGACaggaagaaaagaggcagaagagCGGCCGGGACGGGCAAAAGACcttggggtctggacaggagagGGTCAGGGATCAAGACCAAACAGCCCAAAACGAAAGGGGCTGTCCCGCCCAGGTTATAGGTGTTATGCCTGCGGGGAGATAGGGCATATTGTGGTTCAGTGCCCTAACGTAGACGAACCTATGCAATGTGACCTGGGGAACCTACAAAGTGTTCTAGTTAACCTCGTAGGGGTAGCAGTGGGCCCCCATCAGTATACCCAGCCCGTGAAAATGAATGGGGTAGAAACCACTGCCTTAGTAGATTCCGGGAGTGCAGTTACATTGGTCTCAGGGAAGCTAGTGGGGCAAAATCAGCTGACTCGAGCCAAGTACACTGGAATATCTTGTGTACATGGGGATACTAGTTATTACCCCACCATCCCTGTGGAAATAGAAGTACAAGGGCGGGTTACAGAGGTAACTGTGGGGGTGGTCCCAAGGCTCCCCTACCCGGTGGTCATTGGGCGAGACTTCCCCAGGTTTAGTGACCTGCTACCAcgggactgggaggaggaggatagcTCCCTCCCAGCCTTCCATGAGTTCTCCCAGGACCTGTTCTCGGTGCCTGGGGAGCCCCAGAAAACCCGACAGGAGAGGAGGGCCTCAAAGAAATTGGGGACCATGATCTTGACCCAAGGTCGGAAACAGACACGGGTAGAAGGGGAGGCCTACCCAACTATTATAGCCGAAGCCCTGGGACAGGATGAGCCTGAAGCAGGACCCAGCTCAtcaagggaggaaagggggctaggttcCCTGGAGCCTGAGCAGGTGAAATCCCCAAGGGAGACCTTTAGGCAGGACCAAGCCAATGATCCAATATATCAGAATATCCATAAGGAGGTGGTTGAAGTTAATGGGGTCCCAGTGGAGGGGAGGAACAAGGGCACAGGGCCCTTCTATATAATCAAGGGGGATCTTCTATATAGGGTAGTTCATACACAGGGCCAAGAGGTGGAACAACTCTTGGTACCCCGGAAGCACCAGAGGGCAGTACTGGAATTGGCACACAGTCATCTATTTGGAGGACATCTAGGGGTGGATAAGACCCTGGACCGCATTCTTCGGAGGTTCTTTTGGCCTGGGATCTATGTAGAAGTCCAGAGGTATTGTGCTTCCTGCCCGGAGTGCCAACTACATGGGCCCCAACCACACCTGAGGGCCCCGTTAGTACCCCTACCAATAATTGAAATCCCCTTTGACCGGATCGCTATGGACATAGTTGGCCCACTAGAGAAGTCTGCCCGGGGCCATCAGAGCATACTAGTTGTAGTGGACTATGCTACTCGATACCCAGAGGCAGTGCCCCTACGCAACACCCTATCCAAGACCATCGCTAAGGAACTAATTCAAATCTTTTCTAGGGTAGGGATTCCTAAAGAAATCCTAACGGACCAAGGGACCCCCTTTGTGTCCAAGCTTATGAAAGACTTGTGTACCTTGCTCCGCATACGGGCCCTGCGGACCTCGATATACCATCCTCAAACCGATGGTCTAGTTGAATGGTTTAACAGGACACTAAAAAGTATACTCAAGAAAGTGGTTAGCCGGGATGGCAAAGATTGGGATATGCTACTACCCTACCTCATGTTCGCAGTAAGGGAGATTCCCCAAGCGTCGACTGGCTTCTCCCCGTTTGAACTTTTGTATGGGCGTAACCCACGGGGCATACTAGACCTTGCTAAGGAAGCCTGGGAGGAACAGCCCAACCTGGGGAGAAATGTAGTTGATCATGTGCTCCAAATGAGGGACAGGATAGCCAGAGTCACCCCCATAGTGCGGGAGTACCTAGAAAAGGCACAGGAAGCCCAAGAGGTCTATTACAACTGGCGAGCAACCGCCCAGAAGTTCCAGGTGGGAGACCGGGTGATGGTGCTAGTGCCAACGGCGGAGAGTAAGGTCCTAGCCCAATGGCAGGGGCCATATGAAATAATAGAAGCAGTGAGAGAGGTAAACTATAAGGTTCGCCAGCCTGTCCGGCGAAAGCCTGAGCAGGTATATCATGTCAACCTGCTGAAAGCCTGGCGAGACAGAGAAGTGGCCTTGGTTGTGCTGGGGCCACCACCCCAAGGGGAAAACCCACCAAGGCAGGTGGgaatatagactcatagacttcaaggtcaaaagggaccgttatgatcatctagtctgaccccccgcacagtgcaggccacagaatctcacccacccctcctagaataatcctctcacctatatctcagatattgaagccttcaaatactttgaagaccccaagatgcagagaatcctctagctgtgatctgtaccccatgctacagaggaaggcgaaaaacctccagggcctctgccaatctaccctggaggaaaattccttcccgaccccaaatatggcgatcagctaaaccctgagcatgtgggcaagactcatcagccagacacccagaaagttctctatagtaactcctatcatccctccattgacctatttcccactgataatgaatggtcaattagttaccaagatcatgttatctcatcaaaccatccccttcataaacccatctagtttaatcttgaataGCTCCCGAACTGACCCCGG encodes the following:
- the LOC102445176 gene encoding olfactory receptor 5AR1-like, which codes for MEERNHSGVTEFILSGLTDRQELQVPLFWLFLLNYVLTLVGNGGIILLITTDPRLHTPMYFFLQNLSFCDLCFSSVIAPQMLQNFLSERKSISYTSCYLQTYFGIIFQDVECLLLAVMAYDRYVAISNPLRYTLTMSRQHCNQLIAGVYGLSLADSVINIWFLLQLSFCSSNVIEHFFCETPPLVALSCSDTRINEIVLLVSVCYIVVSSFVIILLSYVCIISTILQIRSAEGRRKAFSTCTCHLTVVVMFYGSQFFMYLRPASSYSMETDKIVSLFYTLVIPLLNPLVYSLRNREMKVALWKAIYKPVTLS